A DNA window from Pyrus communis chromosome 3, drPyrComm1.1, whole genome shotgun sequence contains the following coding sequences:
- the LOC137729141 gene encoding uncharacterized protein, which translates to MPPQTPESGRILPDHEPMRPTKKPRLAEAEESEAPEAQGSKAAEAQGPEAAVEQGPEADDPDEKYWSDSDGSESEKYGTCIICWKDDHTVATCPLTYFVPSGVLVSPYAEIVCWCCQEDPEVAHPGEIVAQRAMVKPGV; encoded by the exons ATGCCGCCCCAGACACCAGAATCCGGCCGGATCCTTCCTGATCACGAACCGATGCGGCCTACTAAAAAACCACGGCTTGCAGAGGCAGAAGAATCGGAGGCGCCAGAGGCACAAGGATCGAAGGCGGCAGAGGCACAAGGACCAGAGGCGGCTGTGGAACAAGGACCAGAGGCGGACGATCCTGACGAAAAATATTGGTCGGATTCTG ATGGTTCCGAATCAGAGAAGTATGGTACGTGTATAATTTGTTGGAAGGATGACCACACTGTTGCAACCTGCCCCTTGACGTATTTTGTCCCATCCGGCGTACTTGTCAGCCCTTATGCTGAAATAGTCTGTTGGTGTTGTCAGGAGGACCCAGAAGTAGCCCACCCTGGTGAAATAGTTGCACAGAGAGCTATGGTCAAGCCTGGTGTATAA